One Phoenix dactylifera cultivar Barhee BC4 chromosome 14, palm_55x_up_171113_PBpolish2nd_filt_p, whole genome shotgun sequence DNA window includes the following coding sequences:
- the LOC103699976 gene encoding uncharacterized protein LOC103699976 → MACKAPHHHHACSGGGSSFGRYHRLTGASFLRHRASPVAVGLLGSTPVDLDESLPAPKGWERCLHLQTGRIFYRRAAMSRNNGKSPKLDLKLNLSLPTRGATSRRVAAEDDSPKGSSSSSPPSSCLSSCSNSPEAASMVLAGCPRCLMYVMLSEEDPRCPKCKSAVLLDFFHGSNTAATTTNSNSKNNNNSKTRKS, encoded by the exons ATGGCATGCAAGGCTCCCCACCACCACCATGCTTGCAGCGGTGGAGGTTCTTCTTTTGGCCGCTACCACCGCTTAACAGGTGCCAGCTTCCTCCGACACCGAGCTTCTCCGGTGGCCGTCGGGCTCCTCGGCTCCACTCCGGTCGACCTCGACGAGTCACTCCCTGCCCCAAAAGGTTGGGAGAGGTGCCTCCACCTCCAG ACAGGGAGGATCTTCTACAGGAGGGCAGCGATGAGCCGCAACAATGGCAAGAGCCCAAAGCTGGACCTGAAGCTGAATTTGTCCCTGCCGACGAGGGGGGCCACGTCGAGAAGGGTGGCAGCTGAGGACGACTCCCCGAAGGGATCCTCCTCCTCGTCTCCGCCGAGCTCCTGCTTGTCGTCATGCTCGAACAGCCCGGAGGCAGCATCCATGGTGCTTGCGGGCTGCCCCCGGTGCCTCATGTATGTCATGCTCTCCGAGGAAGACCCCAGGTGTCCCAAGTGCAAGAGTGCCGTCCTCCTCGACTTCTTCCATGGCAGCAACAccgccgccaccaccaccaACAGCAACAGCAAGAACAACAATAATAGCAAGACCAGGAAGAGCTGA